In a genomic window of Acidobacteriota bacterium:
- a CDS encoding phosphoribosylanthranilate isomerase: MIHVKICGLRRAEDVAAAVAAGADALGFNFWTGTKRYIDPAEAAPIIQSVPKNILTVGVFVDETPARMLEIAALTGIGAIQLHGNESPEVLAQLGAYRKIKAIKVGAQLDVAEIESYRAAEVILLDRAVAGMTGGTGQKFDWSLAIAAKKYATILLAGGLTPANVAEAIRQVQPWGVDVASGVETAPGVKDATLIREFIRNARAA; the protein is encoded by the coding sequence ATGATCCACGTGAAAATCTGCGGCCTGCGCCGCGCCGAAGATGTCGCCGCCGCCGTCGCAGCCGGAGCCGACGCGCTGGGTTTCAACTTCTGGACCGGCACCAAACGCTACATCGATCCAGCCGAGGCCGCCCCAATAATCCAGAGCGTGCCCAAGAACATTCTAACCGTCGGCGTCTTCGTCGATGAGACTCCCGCGCGCATGTTGGAAATCGCCGCGCTCACCGGCATCGGCGCGATTCAGTTGCACGGCAACGAGTCGCCGGAAGTGTTGGCGCAGCTCGGCGCTTACCGGAAAATCAAGGCCATCAAAGTGGGCGCGCAACTCGACGTAGCGGAAATTGAATCCTATCGCGCCGCCGAGGTGATCCTGCTCGACCGCGCCGTAGCAGGCATGACGGGCGGCACGGGACAAAAGTTTGACTGGTCGCTCGCCATTGCAGCGAAAAAATATGCGACCATACTTCTTGCGGGCGGATTGACTCCGGCGAACGTCGCTGAGGCCATCCGGCAAGTTCAGCCCTGGGGCGTGGACGTGGCCAGCGGCGTCGAGACCGCGCCCGGCGTGAAGGACGCGACACTGATCCGCGAGTTCATCCGCAACGCGCGCGCAGCGTAA
- the trpC gene encoding indole-3-glycerol phosphate synthase TrpC, with protein MTSESTAEHILDRIVRAKLIELERVRAAVPVSTLEKEIAANASRVPGRFRDALLARRGGTSRFAIIAESKKASPSLGVIQSDYDAVRNALAYERAGASTMSVLTDAEFFQGSLDDLRRVKAATSLPVLRKDFTLDEYHIVEAAAAGADAVLLIVAILDRDRLRRFLATARSLNLDALVEVASRAELDLALEAIAGTGAATEPSTALIGVNNRDLKNFSVSLNTSLELIDIIPDAMLAVSESGLRTGADLTQLEAAGFNAFLIGERFMKQPDPGAALAQLLTESR; from the coding sequence ATGACATCCGAATCCACAGCAGAACATATTCTCGACCGCATTGTGCGCGCCAAACTGATTGAGTTGGAGCGTGTGCGCGCCGCTGTGCCTGTCTCCACGCTGGAGAAGGAAATTGCCGCTAATGCCTCCCGCGTGCCGGGCCGGTTTCGTGACGCGTTGCTCGCGCGGCGAGGCGGGACCTCGCGCTTTGCGATTATCGCTGAGTCGAAGAAAGCTTCACCGTCGCTCGGCGTGATTCAGTCCGACTATGACGCTGTGCGCAACGCGCTGGCGTATGAACGCGCCGGTGCCTCCACCATGAGCGTGCTCACCGATGCTGAATTTTTTCAGGGTTCCCTTGATGACCTGCGGCGCGTGAAGGCGGCCACTTCCCTGCCCGTGCTGCGCAAGGATTTCACGCTCGACGAGTATCACATCGTGGAGGCCGCCGCCGCCGGAGCCGACGCCGTGCTGCTCATCGTCGCCATCCTGGACCGCGACCGGCTGAGGCGATTTCTGGCAACCGCGCGGTCGTTAAATCTGGACGCGCTGGTGGAGGTGGCCAGCCGCGCCGAACTGGATTTGGCGCTCGAAGCCATCGCCGGAACCGGTGCCGCAACCGAGCCGTCCACGGCCCTCATCGGGGTCAATAACCGCGACCTCAAAAACTTCTCGGTTTCGTTGAATACTTCCCTGGAACTAATTGATATAATACCAGATGCCATGCTGGCAGTAAGCGAGAGCGGACTGCGTACTGGGGCCGATCTGACGCAACTGGAAGCCGCCGGGTTCAACGCCTTCCTGATCGGCGAGCGCTTCATGAAGCAACCCGATCCCGGCGCCGCGCTGGCGCAGTTGTTGACGGAATCGCGTTAA
- a CDS encoding DUF1311 domain-containing protein — protein sequence MKTALLLALLCVSPPLLRAQDNWNYTEAISFKGTSQVYWIVLTDGRALRVQYPAPERFTEIEESWQPGRKLHIAYRPRAGLVLLDMATKNFLPIIEWQGEHPIDMIVAECLEQNSSSSTQDTTPGLQKCFATGTLYWQTEIDRAYQALLGSLDSEKKAAVEQAQAEWLLLRDAQVAALAALPSAASGDATASRIERASAIRDLHRDQAKWLFSLLAAS from the coding sequence TTGAAGACAGCACTTTTACTTGCTCTCCTCTGTGTATCCCCGCCGCTGTTGCGCGCGCAGGATAACTGGAACTACACCGAGGCCATTTCCTTCAAGGGCACTTCGCAAGTCTATTGGATCGTGCTGACGGACGGCAGAGCGCTGCGCGTGCAATATCCCGCGCCGGAACGCTTCACGGAGATCGAGGAGAGTTGGCAGCCGGGCAGGAAGCTGCACATCGCGTATCGCCCCCGCGCGGGCCTGGTGCTGCTCGACATGGCCACTAAAAACTTTTTGCCAATCATTGAATGGCAGGGCGAGCACCCCATCGATATGATCGTCGCCGAATGCCTGGAGCAGAATTCAAGTTCCTCAACACAGGACACAACACCCGGCTTGCAGAAATGCTTCGCCACCGGCACCTTGTATTGGCAGACGGAGATCGACCGCGCGTATCAGGCGTTGCTCGGGTCGCTTGATTCTGAGAAGAAGGCGGCGGTCGAACAGGCACAGGCCGAATGGCTGCTCCTTCGCGATGCCCAGGTCGCGGCGCTGGCAGCACTGCCTTCTGCCGCTTCCGGCGATGCCACCGCATCCCGAATCGAACGGGCCTCGGCGATCCGCGATCTCCATCGCGACCAAGCCAAGTGGCTGTTCTCCTTATTAGCCGCCTCCTGA
- a CDS encoding glucose sorbosone dehydrogenase, producing the protein MIAGGAHLRAATLPAGFTETQVASGLANPTAMAFAPDGRLFVALQGGALRVIKNGALLGTPFLTVSVNATGERGLLGVAFDPDFANNNFIYLYYTTSASPIHNRVSRFTAAGDLAVAGSELQILNLENLSATNHNGGAMHFGPDGKLYIAVGENAVGSNAQALTNRLGKMLRINTDGTIPTDNPFYNTALNDNRAIWARGLRNPFTFAFQPGSGRMFINDVGQNTWEEINDGLAGENYGWPTCEGVCGNPSFVEPLFAYAHGSSPTTGCAIVGGAFYNPATEQFPAIYLGKYFFADYCSGWIRQFNPATGTASDFASGISFPVDLQVASDGSLHYLARGTGAVWKIQFPNNEQPPSFTLMPTNQTVAVGQTATFTVSTTGAAPITYQWRRNGGDIPGANASSYTTPPALASQHGDFFHCFASNAFGSALSDMATLSVTSNTPPTGTITSPAVGSLYSGGNTITFGGTGTDIQDGTLPPSAFTWTVNFHHADHTHPVLLPTSGITTGSFNIPTTGETATNVFYRIELKVRDSAGLEHITTRDVLPRTVTVTLSSNPGGFALTLDGQPITATYSFTAVVGMFRTIGAAATQTRPNGTYDFTRWPDNGAATHQITVPAVNTTFTATYTKQKRNPR; encoded by the coding sequence ATGATCGCCGGCGGCGCGCACCTCCGCGCGGCGACGCTGCCCGCGGGATTCACTGAGACGCAGGTGGCCAGCGGCCTGGCCAATCCCACGGCGATGGCTTTTGCACCTGACGGTCGCCTGTTTGTCGCGCTGCAGGGCGGAGCGCTCCGCGTCATCAAGAACGGCGCGCTGTTGGGCACGCCATTCCTCACCGTTTCCGTTAACGCCACGGGCGAGCGCGGCCTGCTGGGCGTCGCCTTTGATCCAGACTTCGCCAACAATAATTTCATCTACCTCTACTACACCACCTCGGCTTCGCCGATTCATAATCGGGTCAGCCGCTTCACGGCCGCGGGCGACCTGGCCGTAGCGGGCAGCGAACTACAGATACTCAATCTCGAAAATCTCTCCGCTACAAATCACAACGGCGGCGCCATGCACTTCGGCCCGGACGGCAAACTCTATATAGCCGTGGGCGAGAACGCGGTCGGCTCGAATGCGCAGGCGCTGACCAACCGCCTGGGCAAGATGCTGCGCATCAATACCGACGGCACGATTCCCACCGACAATCCGTTCTACAACACGGCCCTGAATGACAACCGCGCCATATGGGCGCGGGGCTTGCGCAATCCGTTTACGTTTGCGTTTCAGCCGGGCAGCGGGCGCATGTTCATCAATGACGTGGGTCAGAACACCTGGGAAGAAATCAACGACGGGCTGGCCGGAGAAAATTACGGATGGCCCACCTGCGAAGGCGTCTGCGGCAATCCCAGTTTCGTGGAACCGTTGTTCGCGTATGCGCACGGCTCCAGCCCCACCACGGGCTGCGCCATCGTCGGTGGGGCATTTTACAACCCCGCCACTGAGCAGTTTCCGGCCATCTACCTGGGTAAATATTTTTTCGCGGACTACTGTAGCGGATGGATTCGCCAGTTCAACCCAGCCACGGGAACCGCCTCGGACTTCGCCTCGGGCATATCGTTTCCAGTGGACCTGCAAGTGGCCAGTGATGGCAGTCTGCATTATCTGGCGCGCGGAACGGGCGCGGTATGGAAGATTCAATTTCCGAACAATGAGCAGCCACCGTCTTTCACGCTGATGCCCACCAATCAAACGGTCGCCGTGGGCCAGACCGCGACGTTCACCGTCAGCACCACCGGCGCTGCGCCCATCACTTACCAATGGCGGCGCAACGGCGGGGATATCCCCGGCGCGAACGCATCCAGCTACACCACGCCTCCGGCGCTGGCCTCGCAGCATGGTGACTTCTTCCACTGCTTTGCGAGCAACGCCTTCGGCTCGGCATTGAGCGACATGGCAACGCTGTCGGTGACATCGAACACGCCGCCCACCGGCACCATCACCTCGCCTGCCGTAGGCAGCCTGTACAGCGGCGGCAACACCATCACCTTCGGCGGCACCGGCACCGACATTCAGGATGGAACCCTCCCGCCCAGCGCCTTCACCTGGACGGTGAACTTCCATCACGCCGACCACACCCATCCGGTGCTGCTTCCGACCTCGGGCATCACCACGGGCTCGTTCAATATTCCGACGACCGGTGAGACCGCGACCAATGTCTTCTACCGCATCGAGTTGAAGGTCCGCGACTCAGCCGGGCTGGAGCACATCACCACCCGCGATGTGCTGCCCCGCACCGTAACGGTAACCCTGTCCAGCAATCCCGGCGGCTTCGCTCTGACACTGGATGGCCAGCCCATTACCGCGACCTACTCGTTCACCGCCGTTGTCGGAATGTTTAGAACAATCGGCGCAGCCGCCACGCAAACGCGTCCGAACGGCACATACGACTTCACGCGCTGGCCCGACAACGGCGCGGCCACGCACCAGATCACCGTGCCGGCGGTGAACACTACGTTCACGGCCACCTACACGAAGCAAAAGCGCAATCCACGCTGA